One Pleurocapsa sp. PCC 7327 DNA segment encodes these proteins:
- a CDS encoding pentapeptide repeat-containing protein, producing MKKELSGLYSAGERNFSGIDLRGVDLSDTKLRGVDLSGTNLEEANLDGADLSDANLSSANLKGASLEGTDLSRAKLDGANLSWVYGDKTNFDEASLVDADLSFAVLCQCRFNRANLNGANLSNANLLYSSFKDANLTGANLMGAVETQGCSDAILQFTVMPDGNMRSDRE from the coding sequence ATGAAAAAAGAATTATCAGGGCTTTATTCTGCTGGCGAAAGGAATTTTTCTGGGATCGATCTGCGTGGTGTTGATTTAAGCGATACCAAACTGAGAGGGGTTGACCTGAGCGGAACTAATTTGGAGGAAGCTAACTTGGATGGTGCCGATCTCAGCGATGCCAATCTTAGCAGTGCTAACCTTAAAGGGGCAAGTCTGGAAGGAACTGATTTGAGTAGAGCTAAACTCGATGGTGCTAACCTGAGTTGGGTTTATGGGGATAAGACTAACTTTGATGAAGCTTCCTTAGTTGATGCAGACCTCAGCTTTGCTGTGCTCTGCCAATGCCGTTTTAACAGGGCTAATCTTAATGGAGCTAATTTGAGTAATGCCAATTTATTGTATAGCAGCTTTAAGGATGCTAACCTCACTGGTGCTAATTTGATGGGTGCTGTTGAGACGCAAGGATGCAGCGATGCTATCTTGCAATTCACGGTTATGCCGGATGGGAATATGCGAAGCGATCGCGAGTAG
- a CDS encoding LysR family transcriptional regulator, whose protein sequence is MKKNHITLAQLQAFATVAEVGSFTTASEVLGMTQSAVSHSIASLEKELRVSLLDRDRNGIFLTEIGKRVLVQAQEILFRVEQIRQETAAAVGLETGKVRLGSFPSVSARFLPGLLRQFRQRYPGIDVVLLEGTDDEVLEWINSRAVDLGVIALPVEDLETIAIAQDEFLAVVSASHPLAERNGIHIRQLAQDPFIISKAGCKPIIVKMFRQANIAPKIQFEAIDLRTIFSMVQEGMGVTIVPEMSLPDNLTGLCILNLEPKRLRRLAFALPSLDTASPAVKVFLHQARNWSASRRYLIPEKQNPSAKQLEGS, encoded by the coding sequence ATGAAAAAAAATCATATAACATTGGCGCAGCTTCAAGCTTTCGCAACGGTTGCAGAAGTCGGCAGCTTTACCACAGCTAGTGAGGTGCTGGGCATGACGCAATCAGCAGTGAGTCACTCCATCGCTAGCTTAGAGAAAGAGTTACGAGTCTCGCTGCTCGATCGCGATCGCAACGGCATCTTTCTTACCGAAATTGGCAAGCGAGTTCTCGTGCAAGCGCAAGAAATCTTGTTTCGTGTAGAACAAATTCGACAGGAGACGGCGGCAGCAGTCGGTTTGGAGACGGGAAAAGTTCGTTTGGGCAGTTTTCCCAGCGTGAGTGCACGTTTTCTCCCCGGACTTTTGCGTCAGTTTCGACAGCGCTATCCCGGCATTGATGTTGTTTTGTTGGAAGGAACCGATGATGAAGTGCTAGAGTGGATTAATTCTCGCGCCGTCGATCTCGGCGTGATTGCATTGCCCGTCGAGGATTTAGAGACGATCGCGATCGCGCAAGACGAGTTTCTAGCAGTCGTGTCGGCTTCCCACCCCTTGGCAGAACGCAATGGAATTCACATCCGCCAACTGGCACAAGATCCCTTTATCATATCCAAAGCCGGATGCAAACCTATCATTGTGAAAATGTTTCGTCAAGCTAATATCGCTCCCAAAATTCAGTTTGAGGCGATCGACCTGCGAACGATTTTTTCAATGGTACAAGAAGGAATGGGCGTAACGATTGTCCCGGAAATGTCACTTCCTGACAATCTGACGGGACTTTGCATTTTGAACCTCGAACCAAAGAGATTGCGACGATTAGCCTTTGCACTGCCTTCTCTGGATACGGCTTCGCCTGCCGTTAAAGTCTTCTTGCATCAAGCACGTAATTGGTCAGCGTCTCGGCGTTATCTTATCCCTGAAAAACAAAACCCCTCAGCCAAACAGCTAGAGGGATCTTGA
- a CDS encoding 6-carboxytetrahydropterin synthase, whose protein sequence is MQCVIHRRAQFSASHRYWLPELDEAENWERFGAGSRFPGHGHNYVLYVSLAGEIDEYGMVQNLSKVKRLIKQEVTSQLDYAYLNDVWSEFQQTLPTTENIARVIWQRLAPHLPLVNIQLFEHPDLWADYKGNGMEATLTVKTHFSAAHQLALPELSQEENNEIYGKCARPNGHGHNYHLEVSVVGEIDPRTGMIVDLGALQKAIDDYVVEPFDHTFLNKDIPHFAKVVPTAENIALYIAQLLQQPIRELGAELEKVKLIESPNNSCEIYCRQLAGETTNLQMKEPALAAG, encoded by the coding sequence ATGCAGTGCGTCATTCACCGTCGAGCGCAGTTTTCAGCGAGTCATCGCTACTGGCTGCCAGAACTCGATGAGGCAGAAAACTGGGAGCGATTTGGGGCAGGTAGTCGATTTCCCGGACACGGACATAATTATGTCCTGTATGTATCTCTCGCCGGGGAAATCGATGAGTATGGCATGGTACAAAACCTATCCAAGGTCAAACGGCTTATTAAGCAAGAAGTTACCAGTCAACTGGACTATGCCTATCTCAATGACGTGTGGTCGGAATTTCAACAAACCCTTCCAACAACAGAAAATATTGCTAGGGTCATTTGGCAGCGATTAGCCCCCCACCTACCTCTGGTTAACATTCAACTGTTTGAACATCCCGATCTGTGGGCAGATTATAAAGGAAACGGTATGGAAGCGACTCTGACTGTTAAAACTCATTTTAGTGCCGCTCATCAATTGGCTTTACCCGAATTGAGTCAAGAAGAAAATAACGAAATCTACGGCAAATGCGCTCGTCCCAACGGTCACGGGCACAATTATCATTTAGAAGTATCGGTAGTGGGAGAAATCGACCCGCGTACTGGAATGATAGTCGATTTAGGCGCGCTCCAAAAAGCGATCGACGACTATGTTGTCGAACCTTTCGACCACACTTTTCTCAACAAAGATATCCCTCACTTTGCTAAAGTCGTACCGACGGCTGAAAATATTGCCCTCTACATCGCGCAATTATTGCAACAACCCATTCGCGAACTCGGTGCGGAACTTGAGAAGGTTAAATTGATAGAAAGCCCGAACAATTCTTGCGAAATTTACTGCCGCCAGTTAGCTGGAGAGACAACTAATCTACAAATGAAAGAACCTGCTTTAGCGGCTGGGTAG
- a CDS encoding SAM-dependent chlorinase/fluorinase — protein MTDNRIIALLSDFGLQDVYVGVMKGAIAQINPQLKVIDLTHQIPPQNIAAGRFCLMNAFSYFPPETVFVAVVDPGVGSQRRGVAVQFAGGYLIGPDNGLFSGVLSRSPAIAAVELTNSDYWLSPHPSSTFHGRDIFAPVGAHLASGVPLEKLGSPIDPTSLVELPLGFYKMTENSIIGTIQYIDVFGNLITNIPATAVEDKRWSIAIADSIVPCGRTYSDVKVGEIITLVGSHGWVEIAVNGGSAKSQLQVDWGDLVEVVYQTMS, from the coding sequence ATGACTGACAATCGAATTATTGCCTTGCTGAGTGACTTTGGCTTGCAGGATGTTTATGTTGGCGTAATGAAAGGCGCGATCGCTCAAATTAATCCTCAGCTAAAGGTAATCGATCTAACGCATCAAATTCCGCCTCAAAACATTGCTGCGGGACGGTTTTGTTTGATGAATGCCTTCTCCTACTTTCCTCCTGAAACTGTTTTCGTCGCCGTCGTCGATCCCGGCGTAGGTAGTCAGCGACGAGGAGTCGCAGTACAGTTTGCGGGCGGATATCTCATCGGTCCCGATAATGGCTTGTTTAGCGGCGTTCTCAGCCGGTCTCCAGCTATTGCTGCCGTCGAATTGACCAATTCCGATTATTGGCTTTCTCCTCATCCCAGTTCTACCTTTCACGGTCGAGATATTTTTGCCCCCGTGGGCGCTCATCTCGCTAGTGGCGTTCCTCTCGAAAAACTCGGCTCTCCTATCGATCCGACAAGCCTAGTTGAACTACCGCTAGGATTTTATAAGATGACGGAGAACAGTATCATTGGAACGATTCAGTATATCGATGTATTCGGTAACTTAATTACTAATATTCCAGCAACAGCCGTAGAAGACAAGAGATGGTCGATCGCGATCGCCGATTCGATCGTTCCTTGCGGTCGAACCTACAGCGACGTGAAAGTAGGAGAGATTATTACCCTCGTTGGCAGTCACGGATGGGTAGAAATTGCCGTCAATGGCGGGAGTGCCAAATCCCAATTACAGGTCGATTGGGGAGATTTAGTAGAAGTCGTTTACCAAACCATGTCTTAA
- a CDS encoding response regulator transcription factor has product MLRANRRCREQRKMTRVLVHATNPIARAGLESIIRAQPDFEIVGSSSDLNALMQLDRDRQPDAILLDWWETDEEFFWESLLSDETSDPAIVILIDPMEGDRVIEILSTGVRAVLPRTATPEEIIATVAAAAAGLIVLHPNLVESWLNVNPFRTQALPAEPTEALTQREVEVLQMLAQGLGNKAIASRLGISEHTVKFHIGSIFAKLNASSRTEAVTLGLRQGLIVL; this is encoded by the coding sequence GTGCTACGAGCGAACCGTCGTTGTCGGGAGCAACGCAAAATGACGCGGGTATTGGTACATGCTACCAATCCGATCGCGCGGGCGGGGTTAGAGAGCATCATCCGCGCTCAGCCCGATTTTGAGATAGTTGGGAGTTCTTCAGATTTAAACGCTCTCATGCAGCTCGATCGCGATCGACAGCCCGACGCAATCCTGCTGGATTGGTGGGAAACGGATGAGGAGTTTTTTTGGGAGTCGTTACTTTCGGATGAAACCTCTGACCCCGCGATCGTTATTTTGATAGATCCAATGGAGGGCGATCGCGTTATTGAGATCCTATCAACGGGAGTGCGGGCTGTACTCCCGCGAACCGCGACGCCAGAGGAGATTATCGCTACTGTCGCGGCGGCAGCAGCAGGACTGATAGTCTTGCATCCCAATCTTGTCGAGTCTTGGCTGAACGTCAATCCGTTTCGGACGCAGGCGCTGCCAGCCGAACCAACTGAAGCGCTCACTCAGCGAGAGGTTGAGGTGCTACAAATGCTAGCGCAGGGATTGGGGAATAAAGCGATCGCCTCGCGTCTGGGCATTTCGGAACATACGGTTAAGTTTCACATCGGTTCCATCTTTGCCAAGCTCAATGCTTCGAGTCGCACGGAAGCCGTAACGCTGGGACTGCGACAGGGTTTGATCGTGCTTTAA
- a CDS encoding S1C family serine protease encodes MTIASFELALELANIAERLQASTVQISGGRGNSGSGTIWRSDGLIITNAHVVRGWQTTVVLADERVLEAEVTAQDPQRDLAALRVEATDLPTITIGDASKLRVGELVLAVGNPFGATGALTMGIVHSLDGEATGKIKQTKVYAKKSFVPNLQSQGWVVADIRLAPGNSGGPLANARGEVIGINTAIAGGLALVVPSYEVERFLASPHRITLGVTMQPVLVPWENGRVIGWLVLEVAFGSLAMATGLQRGDIIISLNRRYFRTPNELAHFLWNAQPGDCFLLEFLRDRKCYERTVVVGSNAK; translated from the coding sequence ATGACGATCGCATCATTTGAGTTAGCCTTAGAATTAGCCAATATAGCCGAACGGTTGCAAGCTTCTACCGTCCAGATAAGTGGCGGTCGAGGCAATAGCGGTTCGGGCACTATCTGGCGATCGGATGGTTTGATTATTACCAATGCTCACGTAGTACGAGGTTGGCAGACTACTGTCGTGCTGGCAGACGAGCGGGTGTTGGAGGCCGAGGTAACGGCGCAAGACCCCCAAAGGGATTTGGCTGCGCTGCGAGTGGAAGCAACCGATCTGCCAACCATAACAATAGGAGACGCTAGTAAACTGCGGGTAGGCGAATTGGTGCTGGCAGTTGGCAATCCCTTCGGCGCGACTGGCGCTTTGACAATGGGAATCGTCCATTCGCTCGATGGCGAAGCAACAGGAAAGATAAAACAGACAAAGGTATATGCCAAGAAATCTTTTGTACCCAATCTCCAATCACAAGGATGGGTTGTTGCCGATATAAGACTTGCTCCCGGCAATTCGGGTGGACCTCTAGCTAACGCAAGGGGTGAAGTTATCGGGATTAATACAGCGATCGCAGGTGGTTTGGCTTTGGTAGTGCCCAGTTATGAGGTCGAGCGCTTCCTCGCTTCGCCGCACCGCATAACGCTTGGAGTAACGATGCAACCCGTACTCGTTCCCTGGGAAAACGGGCGCGTTATCGGCTGGTTGGTGTTAGAGGTGGCTTTCGGCAGTCTAGCCATGGCTACTGGGTTGCAAAGGGGCGATATTATTATTAGTCTCAATAGGCGATATTTTCGCACTCCTAACGAGCTAGCCCATTTTCTCTGGAATGCCCAACCTGGCGATTGCTTTCTCCTAGAGTTTCTGCGCGATCGCAAGTGCTACGAGCGAACCGTCGTTGTCGGGAGCAACGCAAAATGA
- a CDS encoding S1C family serine protease: MSLSATTESTLLALSNSLADIVDRVGRSVVAVHARRISSSGIHWREGIIVTSDETIRREDDITVTLPNDRTVPATLIGRDPSTDVAVLKLPDAELPVAEIGDAASLKVGHLVLAIGRGRDRGLSASLGVVSTAGGSWRSMSGGLIDRFLRLDLNLYPGCAGGSLVDATGQVVGFTTTGPRGTVLAIPAATVNRVLDRLLEKGYISRGYLGVGMQPVRLPDSLKSKLPLSSEQGVMVVSIEPQGPAERAGILLGDILVALDDTPVKDTRDVQAFLGSQSVGQTLKAQLIRGGELVELAIVVGERQGR; this comes from the coding sequence ATGTCTTTATCAGCTACAACCGAGAGTACTTTATTGGCTCTTTCTAATAGCCTAGCCGATATTGTCGATCGCGTCGGTCGATCTGTAGTCGCCGTCCATGCGCGGCGCATTTCCTCAAGCGGTATTCACTGGCGAGAAGGTATTATCGTTACTTCCGACGAAACGATTAGGCGAGAAGATGACATCACCGTTACCTTACCTAACGATCGTACCGTTCCCGCGACGCTGATCGGGCGCGATCCCAGTACTGACGTAGCCGTTCTCAAACTGCCAGATGCCGAACTCCCCGTAGCAGAGATTGGAGATGCAGCATCGCTTAAAGTCGGCCATCTCGTTCTAGCGATCGGTCGGGGGCGAGATCGCGGTCTGTCTGCCAGTCTAGGCGTTGTTAGCACGGCAGGCGGTTCTTGGCGCAGCATGAGCGGCGGATTAATCGATCGCTTTCTCCGTCTAGACCTGAATCTTTATCCAGGATGCGCTGGAGGTTCGCTAGTCGATGCGACCGGTCAAGTTGTTGGCTTTACCACCACAGGGCCGCGTGGTACAGTTCTAGCGATTCCAGCAGCTACCGTCAATCGAGTTCTCGATCGCTTACTGGAGAAAGGATACATCAGTCGTGGCTATTTGGGTGTAGGAATGCAACCCGTTCGCTTGCCCGACTCTCTCAAGAGCAAACTGCCTCTATCTTCCGAGCAAGGAGTGATGGTCGTTAGCATCGAACCGCAGGGACCTGCCGAGCGCGCGGGAATTTTACTCGGCGATATATTAGTCGCTCTCGATGATACCCCTGTAAAGGACACAAGAGATGTTCAGGCATTTTTAGGTTCCCAAAGTGTCGGTCAAACTCTAAAAGCACAACTCATTCGCGGCGGCGAGTTAGTAGAACTAGCAATAGTTGTCGGCGAAAGACAGGGGAGATGA
- a CDS encoding DUF2281 domain-containing protein, translating to MEKLDRLPPSQQQEVLDYIEFLIYKNQPRKTIWDKIDEIVKEVPEEVWDELPTDGAQEHDHYLYHYLYGTPKKGL from the coding sequence ATTGAAAAACTCGATCGACTACCCCCATCCCAACAACAGGAAGTCTTAGACTACATTGAGTTTCTCATTTACAAAAACCAGCCCCGCAAAACGATTTGGGATAAGATTGACGAAATAGTCAAGGAAGTTCCAGAAGAAGTGTGGGATGAATTACCTACCGATGGCGCACAAGAACACGACCATTACCTTTACCATTACCTTTACGGAACCCCAAAAAAAGGACTGTGA
- a CDS encoding type II toxin-antitoxin system VapC family toxin: MNYLPMAHKNTTITFTITFTEPQKKDCERCICRYFILDTLYWIAITNPKDQWHQKAVEIRENDLAIRLVTTEAVLIELLNYFSSYGSRMRQVAVNIVRAILSSADLEVIPHTNELFLSSLALYEQRLEQRL, translated from the coding sequence ATGAATTACCTACCGATGGCGCACAAGAACACGACCATTACCTTTACCATTACCTTTACGGAACCCCAAAAAAAGGACTGTGAACGCTGTATTTGTCGATACTTTATATTGGATACTTTATATTGGATAGCGATAACGAACCCAAAAGACCAGTGGCATCAAAAAGCGGTTGAGATTAGGGAAAATGATCTAGCCATTCGTCTAGTAACAACAGAAGCTGTCCTCATCGAACTGCTTAACTATTTCAGCTCTTATGGTTCTAGAATGCGTCAAGTAGCAGTAAACATAGTGCGTGCTATCTTGAGTAGTGCCGATCTTGAGGTGATTCCTCATACTAATGAACTGTTTTTGTCGAGTTTGGCACTCTACGAACAACGCCTAGAACAAAGGTTATAG
- a CDS encoding type II toxin-antitoxin system PemK/MazF family toxin — translation MKRGEIYYANLSPTVGSEIAKRRPVLIVSDDINNHAASTVTVLPITSNLNRVYPFEVLLQPSDSGLPKPSKVQAQQVRTISKQRITGEMMGNLREELMQLVDAALKLHLALE, via the coding sequence ATGAAACGTGGTGAAATCTACTACGCTAATCTTAGCCCCACTGTTGGATCTGAGATAGCTAAACGCCGTCCAGTGTTGATAGTCAGCGATGATATTAATAACCATGCTGCTTCTACAGTGACAGTTTTACCGATTACATCAAATCTCAATCGCGTCTACCCTTTTGAGGTTCTTCTTCAGCCATCTGATAGCGGTTTGCCCAAGCCTTCTAAAGTTCAGGCGCAACAGGTAAGAACGATTTCTAAACAGCGAATTACTGGGGAGATGATGGGAAATTTAAGAGAGGAATTAATGCAGTTAGTCGATGCAGCTTTAAAGCTTCATTTGGCACTAGAGTAA
- a CDS encoding glycosyltransferase family 2 protein, with protein MTDRSPKISIITPSYNQGKFIESAIQSVLRQNHSNFEHIIIDNCSQDQTKEIVKKYNHLVWISEPDKGQSDALNKGFKIATGDLIGWLNADDLYLPYCFFNVGNYYLNNLDIDIFYGNYRWIDETGKLLQLRQELDLDLFILKYLHVHYIPTASVFFRRKIFEEDNYLDTSYNYAMDYEFFLRLALKGYKFARIPAYLADFRWHSSSKSTQHAQAQIEEKEKALLIYDCNLQKVPLKSRNLIRFFLKIMAMSKRYLLKLFKGYYFQQWNVYKRI; from the coding sequence ATGACGGATCGATCGCCAAAAATTTCAATTATTACTCCATCTTATAATCAAGGCAAATTTATAGAATCTGCCATTCAAAGTGTCTTACGACAAAATCATTCTAATTTTGAACATATTATTATTGATAATTGTTCTCAAGATCAAACCAAAGAAATTGTAAAAAAATATAACCATTTAGTTTGGATATCCGAACCAGACAAAGGACAAAGTGATGCTTTAAATAAAGGTTTTAAAATAGCTACAGGAGATTTGATTGGATGGTTAAATGCTGATGATTTATATCTTCCTTACTGTTTTTTTAATGTTGGAAATTATTATTTAAACAATTTAGATATTGATATTTTTTATGGCAACTATCGATGGATTGATGAGACAGGAAAATTGCTACAGTTGAGACAAGAATTAGATTTGGATCTCTTTATTTTGAAGTATCTTCACGTTCACTATATTCCTACTGCTTCTGTCTTTTTTAGAAGAAAAATTTTTGAAGAAGACAATTATTTAGATACTTCATACAATTATGCAATGGATTACGAATTTTTTCTGCGTTTAGCATTAAAAGGTTATAAATTCGCTCGTATTCCTGCTTATTTGGCAGATTTTCGCTGGCATTCTTCAAGCAAATCAACCCAGCACGCACAAGCACAAATAGAAGAAAAAGAAAAAGCTTTATTGATTTATGATTGCAATTTACAAAAAGTACCTTTAAAATCAAGAAACTTGATTAGATTTTTTTTAAAAATTATGGCAATGAGCAAGCGCTATTTGTTGAAATTATTTAAAGGTTATTATTTTCAACAATGGAATGTATACAAGAGGATTTAA
- a CDS encoding glycosyltransferase family 4 protein, translating to MQFLYTLTTYPPAIGGAQLHQHLIAQQLNKKHDIQVISHWNKNRTDWLLGTTLNAPESSHDYIIEEIKVHQIGLSRQEKLKLTPYILIYYPLMDVALPKIASSLEKHLHTYAKKANLIHNVRIGREGLSYASLQAAHHYDIPFILTPVHHPRWVGWLYRAYLKLYKLADAVITLTQAEKKVLIDLGVQEERIHVTGHGPILAEKADAEAFKKCYQINEPIVLFLGQHYPYKGYRQLLEAAPIVWQKIPEANFLFIGPPVAQSEKVFEVITDPRIHRLGAVGLQEKTNALAACTLLCVPSNQESFGGVYTEAWSFGKPVIGCNIPAVSEVVTDGVDGYLVSQTSNEIAESICQLLLNPSQAQAMGTAGRQKVTSRFTWERLAQLTEQVYQKVL from the coding sequence ATGCAATTTCTTTATACTCTTACAACTTATCCCCCTGCAATTGGCGGCGCACAACTTCACCAACACCTAATCGCACAACAGCTTAACAAAAAACACGATATTCAGGTAATTAGTCATTGGAATAAAAATCGAACTGATTGGCTACTGGGAACAACCTTAAACGCACCAGAAAGCAGCCATGACTATATAATTGAAGAAATCAAAGTACATCAAATAGGGCTTTCTCGACAAGAAAAACTTAAACTAACCCCTTACATATTAATTTACTATCCATTAATGGATGTTGCATTGCCCAAGATTGCCTCCTCTCTGGAAAAGCATCTCCATACATATGCCAAAAAAGCTAACTTAATTCATAATGTTCGTATTGGTCGAGAAGGATTGAGTTATGCTTCTCTTCAGGCTGCTCATCACTATGATATTCCTTTTATTCTGACTCCAGTCCATCATCCTCGCTGGGTAGGATGGCTCTACCGAGCTTATTTAAAACTGTATAAATTGGCTGATGCAGTTATTACCCTAACTCAGGCTGAGAAAAAAGTACTAATCGATCTCGGAGTACAAGAAGAACGAATTCATGTTACAGGTCACGGTCCTATCTTGGCAGAGAAGGCAGATGCAGAAGCTTTTAAAAAATGCTATCAAATAAATGAGCCAATAGTACTATTTTTAGGGCAACATTATCCCTACAAAGGCTATCGACAACTATTAGAAGCAGCGCCGATTGTTTGGCAGAAAATACCAGAAGCAAACTTTCTCTTTATTGGACCTCCTGTAGCTCAATCTGAAAAAGTTTTTGAAGTAATAACAGATCCACGCATTCACCGTTTAGGTGCGGTAGGCTTACAAGAAAAAACTAATGCTCTAGCTGCTTGTACTTTACTCTGCGTTCCCTCAAATCAAGAAAGCTTTGGTGGAGTTTATACAGAAGCTTGGAGTTTTGGAAAACCCGTCATTGGTTGCAATATCCCCGCCGTTTCAGAAGTCGTTACTGATGGTGTTGATGGATACCTTGTTTCCCAAACTTCTAATGAAATTGCAGAATCTATTTGTCAATTATTACTCAATCCCAGCCAAGCACAAGCAATGGGAACAGCAGGCAGACAGAAAGTAACGTCAAGATTTACCTGGGAAAGATTAGCCCAATTAACAGAACAAGTATACCAAAAAGTATTATAG
- a CDS encoding type II toxin-antitoxin system HicA family toxin, whose protein sequence is MKAVSGKKLCKIVEKKGWILKKITGSHHIYQKPGTMQILSIPVHGNKDLKMGTLKALMKIARLIAKDLE, encoded by the coding sequence ATGAAAGCTGTTTCTGGGAAAAAGTTATGTAAAATAGTGGAGAAAAAAGGCTGGATTTTAAAGAAAATTACTGGGAGTCATCATATCTATCAGAAGCCTGGAACCATGCAAATTTTATCGATTCCCGTACATGGAAATAAAGATTTGAAAATGGGAACCTTAAAGGCTTTGATGAAAATAGCTAGGTTAATTGCAAAAGATTTAGAGTAA
- a CDS encoding type II toxin-antitoxin system HicB family antitoxin produces the protein MKFKAIVHQAEEGGYWAEVPALPGCITEADTWEELMARLKDAIEGWLEVANSSESIQSREDTDKVVEIAI, from the coding sequence ATGAAATTTAAAGCTATTGTTCATCAGGCTGAGGAAGGCGGTTATTGGGCAGAAGTCCCTGCATTACCAGGTTGTATCACGGAAGCAGATACGTGGGAAGAGTTGATGGCTCGCCTTAAAGATGCGATTGAAGGATGGCTCGAAGTAGCTAATAGCAGTGAATCCATTCAATCTAGAGAGGATACGGATAAAGTAGTTGAAATCGCTATATGA